The Faecalibacterium sp. I3-3-89 sequence AGCGACAGTCTGGATAAGGTGTCAGACGCCGCCGCAGATAACCGCGACGGCCTGCATGGTATCTCCAACGGCATCAAGAAGCTGCTGGAATCCATCAACACCGGCGACGACACCGCCGCCTCGCAGGCCATCTCCGGCATCCTCTCGGCCTACGACTCCCTCTCCCCGGATACAAAGTCCGATCAGAACCTCAAGACCGGCATCGAGCTGCTGAAGGTGGCCAACTCTGTGGCCAGCGTCTTTACGCTGGGCAGCGGCCTCTCTCCGGCCATGAAGGCCGTCACCGCAGGCATGGGCCTGCTGCGGACGGCATCCCTCCTGTCCAACGACAGTGACATCGCCCGTGCGACCTCTCAGATCGCCAGCGCCATCGGAACCATCTCCACCATCACCACCCAGATGGGCGGCATCGTGGGCAGTGCGGCTAAGGCCGTCTCTGCCGCCGACCATCCCGAGCTGGCGTCGGCCCTGACCAAGACCTCTGACGCCCTGACCGGGATGGGCAGCATCACCGACGACATCATGGGCAGCATCAAGGACTGGGTCGGCGGTCTGGACGGCGCAGACGACATCAAGAGCGGCATCGAAAGGCTGAGAGATGCGTCCGATAAGCTCAGCGATGGCATGGACGACCTGAGCGACTCCATCGACCTGCTCAAGACCGACGCCGCCCTCACCAGTGCAACGCTGGTCCATACCTCTGTGGCGCTGGGCCAGCTGCAGGACGGCCTCGGCGGGCTGACTGACATGATGAGCCAGACCCGCGACATCCTCCACTGGCTCAACCAGCAGGACCCCATCAAGGTGCCTCGTCCCTCGGCGGAGCTGACCAACACCAAGGACTCCCTCTTTGATGCGGTCAGCGGCCTGACCGATAAGATGGAGGACATCAACAGCACCATGCGGGCTTCCAGCGAGCAGCTGACCGCCAAGATGCGGGCTGTGACCGCACAGGTCAGCGTCGTGTCCAACCTGATGCTGGACGCCGTGCAGGAGATCAGCGATCCGGGCAGCAAGACCATCTATGAGGATGAGTCCGAAGACCTCATCGCCGCCCAGTCCGACGGAAAGATCGAGAACAGCATCAACCGGGGCATCATCGACGCCGACATGAACGTGGGCGGCATCGCCGGCACCATGGGCGTCGAGAACCTGCTGGACCCCGAGGAGGACAACAAGGACGAGGGCACCTCGCTCCTGCGCACCTCCTACACCGTCAGCGCCGTCCTCATCGGCAACACCAACGAGGGCAGCGTCACCGCCAAGAAGGACATGGTCGGCGGCATCGTGGGTCAGGAGGAGCTGGGCCTTGTGACGGCCTGCGAGTCCTACGGCGACGTCACCGGTGTCAATCAGGTGGGCGGCATCGCTGGTGCGGCCAGCGCAAAGCTCCGCAGCAACTGGGCAAAATGCGCCCTCAGCGGTGAAAAGTACGTCGGCGGCATCGTGGGTCAGGGCAGCGACAGCGACCTCACCGACGGCAGTCTTATCGCCATCAACAACCGCGCCCTCGTCTCGGTGCTGGCAGGCCAGCAGTATGTGGGCGCCATCTCCGGCGGTCAGGACGGCAGCTTCGTGGGCAACCTCTTCGTCTCCGACGACCTGCAGGGCATCGACCGCCTGAGCCGGGCCGGTCAGGCCGAGCCGGTCACTTATGAGACCCTGCTCGCGCAGGAGGGCCTGCCCAAGGCCTTCCGCAAGCTGAACCTCGTCTTCAAGGCTGACGGTCACACCATCAAGAAGATCAGCTTCGACTACGGCGCGTCCTTCACGGAGGCCGACTACCCGGAGATCCCCCAGAAGGAGGGCTACTACGCCGAGTGGAGCACCCCCGTGCTGGATGCCCTCCACACCGACACCGTAGTGAATGTGGAGTACACCTCCTACATCCCGGCGCTGGGCAGCAGCGTGACCCGTGAGAACGGTCGCCCGGTCTTCTATGTGGACGGCTTCTTCGGCGGCTCCAACGCGGTGCAGGTCACCCAGCAGGACATCACAGCCGACGTCCATGGCGTCACCGAGCAGTGGCTGCTGGAGTTCACCGACGACGGCAACGAGACCCATCAGATCCGCTACCTGACCCCGGGCAAGGCCGAGGGCAAGGTCTACGTCAAGCAGGCCGACGGCAGCTGGCAGCGAGTGGAGACGGGCAGCTTCGGCAGCTACACCACCTTCACCGTCACCGGCACCGAAGTGGAAGTGGCCTTTGTGCCCAGCAAACTTCCCGTCTGGGCGTTCTGCGCCGGCGGCGCGGCCCTGCTGGTGCTGCTCCTGCTGCTGGCAAAGCGCATTCGCAGCAAGCGCGGCCCCAAGGGCGGCAAGCCCGAAAAGGAGAAAGCGCCCCGCAAGGAGAAAAAGGGCGGAAAAGCAGCAGCGGACGCCTCCGCGCCCGCCGATGAGCTGGATACGCCCATCTCCGAGACCGATGTCCCGTAAGAGATAAAAGCAAAGCAGGCCTCCGCCCTTCCGGGCGGAGGCCTGCTTTTTTGCATGATTGGGGAGGTTGTACGAAGGTGGGCTTTGCCGTTGCTCAGGCTCTCCCAAAGGGAGAGGCTTTATGCTTCCGGCATCGCCTTCACTTCATTCAGGAAAGCCTCGATCTTATCCAGCTGATTCTCCGCCACGGCGCGGCCGGTATCGTAGACCCGGCGCAGCTGGGCGGGGTCGCGCTCCATAGCGCCGATCTCCAGCGGGATAGGCGGGCGGATGACAAAGTCCCTGCCAGTGGATTCCTGCATGGCGATGTAGGAGAGCGTCTCGTTGTACCGCTCGTGGCGGTCGGCCACCGCCGCCACGAAGGCAGGGTAGCGCAGATACCGCGCCCGGATGGCAGGAAGGAAGGGATTCTTCTTTTTCACGAAGCCTTTGGGCTGGGTCAGGATGATGATGTTGCGCTTGTAGCCCAGACTCTCGAAGAAGCGGACGGGGATGGAGTCAGCTACGCCGCCATCCAGAAGGGCATAGTGGCCGATCCGGACGGCCTTGGCGGCCAGCGGCATGGACGCCGAGGCCTCCATCCAACGCACGTCCTCGGCATCGCCGGTGCGGCACTTGTGGTAGATGGGCTCGCCGGTGCGAAGGTCGGTGCAGACGACGAAAAAGTCCATCGGCGAGGCGCGGAAAGCCTCCTCGTCGAAGGGGTCGAGTTTTTCCGGCACGATGTGGTAGCAGAAATCCTCGCTATAGAGATTGCCGGTGCGCAGCAGGTTGCCGAAGCTGGCATACCGCTTGTCGTCGCAATACTCGGTGTTGTAGCGGATGGCGCGCCCGATCTGATGAGACTTGAAGTTGCAGCCGAACACTGCACCGGCGGATACCCCGATAGTGCCGTCGGTGGTGAGGCCGTGCTCCATGAGAACATCGAGGACGCCTGCGGTGAACATCCCGCGCATGGCACCGCCCTCTAATACTAGCCCTGTTTTCATATGGTGACTCCTTTTTTCTGGCGCGGCCCCCACAGGCCGCAGCAGCCGTTTCCGGTTGCTACCAGTATACTCGATTTTGCGCAGAAAACAAGAGAAAACGGAAGAAATCTGCCCCCGGATGGACGCGCCCCAGCGCACGGGAAAGGGCAAAGTCGTACTTTTAACGCAAAGCGCTGAAAAAACCGGGGAGAAGAGGCAAAATTTGGGCAGAAAGGGCCTTGCCAACAGGGGCGGCTTCCGGTATACTGATATGAAATATCGACCGTTTTGTGACAGGAGATCAGGGAGGAAGAGACAGAACATGAAAATGCTGGAAGACCGCATCCGCAAAGACGGCATCGTCCGCGAAGGCAACGTGCTGAAGGTGGACAGCTTCATCAACCACCAGATGGACATCCCGCTGTTCCGGGAGATGGCCAAGGAGTGGAAGCGCCTGTTCGCGGGCAAACCCATCAACAAGGTGCTCACCATCGAGGCCAGCGGCATCGGCATTGCGGCTGTGGTGGCCAGCGAGTTCAACGTGCCGGTGGTGTTCGCCAAGAAGTCTATGAGCATCAACCTCGACTACGACAACTACGAGACGAAGATCCAGTCCTTCACCCACAAGAAAATTTACAACGTCATCGTCTCCAAGAAGTTCCTCACCCCGGAGGACCACGTCCTCATCATCGACGACTTCCTTGCCAACGGCTGCGCCCTGATGGGTCTGCTGGAGCTGACCGAGAAGGCCGGTGCCGCCGTGGAGGGCATCGGCATCGCCGTCGAGAAGGGCTTCCAGCAGGGCGGCGAGCTGATCCGCAGCAAGGGCATCCAGCTGGAGAGCCTCGCCATCGTCGATGCCATGGACAGCGCCACCGGCGAGATCACCTTCCGCGACCAGCCGCAGCAGAGCTAAGGAGAATATGCACTCGAGACCGCCTCCGGGCGGTCTTTTCTTTTACGAAAAAATCACGCCCCATCGAAGCTGTCGCCGTCTTCGGGAAGGTCGGCGGAGGTCTCAGCGGTGGAGGGAGCCGGGAGGCTGGCCCGGGGGATGCCCTTATAGACCAGCGTCTGCTCAAGGACCTCGGCGCAGACCGGAGCCGAGAGGCTGCCTCCCGCCGTCGTCCAGCTGTGAGGCTCATCGAGACAGACGAGGCAGAGGAACTGGGGCTCGTCGATGGGGGCCACGGCCACGAAGCTGGCGATGCGGGCTTTCTCGTCGGTGCTGTCCAGCTTCTGGCTGGTGCCGCTCTTGCCGCCCACCCGGTAGCCCGGGATCTGGGCGTTCCGTCCGCCGCCGTAGAGCACAACAGCCTCCATCATCTCCCGCATGGTGCGGGAGGTCTCTTCCTTGAGCACCCGGCGGCGGCAGACCGGGGCGAGATGGTCGATGACCTCGCCCTCCGGGCCGAGGATGTCCGAGACGACATAGGGCTGCATCAGCCGCCCGCCGTTGACCACGGCACAGACCGCCGCCGCCATCTCGAGGTAGGAGACCTTGCTGCTCTGGCCAAAGGCGCAGGAGGCCAGCTCCACAGGCCCCATCCGCTCGGCGGTGTAGTAGAGGCTCTTTTTCGGCTCGGCAGGCAGGTCGATGCCGGTGGGGGCGCGGAGTCCGAAGGCCTCGAAGTAGTCGCAGAAAGCCTCTTTGCCCAGCCGTGCACCGATCTGGATGAAGCTCTGGTTGCAGGAGTTTTCCAGCGCCTGCGTCACGGTCTGCGCCCCGTGGCGCTTGTGGTTGGCACAGTGGAAGCGGGTGCCTGCTACCGAGATGGAGTCGCCGCAGTAGAAGCTGGAATGTTTGCCGATGGCCCCGGTGTCCAGCGCCGCCGCACAGGTGATGAGCTTAAAAACGCTGCCCGGCTCATAGAGGTCGCTGACGGCCTTGTTCCGCCACTGGGTCTGCTGGGCCAGCTGGAGCGCTGCCGCCCGCTCGCTGCCGGTCAGACCCTCCACGGCCTCCCGGGCGGCTTTGTCAGCGATCACCCGGGGCTGATTGGGGTCGTAGGAGGGAGTGGTGGACATGGCCAGCACTGCCCCGGTGTTCACGTCCATGACGATGCCCACGGCCCGGGCCGCCACATGGTGTTCCTTCACTGCATAGCCCAGCGCGTTCTCGAGGTAGTGCTGGATATTCGTGTCGATGGTGAGGCGGAGACCGTCCCCCTCGGTGGGCGGGATCTCTGTCTCATAGCTCTGCTCGAGGGTGTAGCCCCACGCATTCACGGCGGTCAGCACCACGCCGTTCTCGCCGGTGAGCAGGTCGTCATACTTCAGCTCGAGGCCCGAGACACCTGCGTTGTCCACGTTAGTGAAGCCCAGCACCGACGCAAGAAATTCTCCCTGCGGATACCAGCGCTTGGAATCCTGCTGGATGCGGATGCCGGTGATGCCGTTGGCCTCGCAGAAGTCCCGGACGGCGTCGGCGGTCTGACGGTCCACCCGGTAGCGGAGAAGACAGTCGTTGGAGCGGCGGTCGCTGAACTTTTCCAGCAGCTTCTTTTCGTCCAGCGCCAGAAGGTCGGAAAGGCCCTTGGCCGCAAGGGTAAGGCGGTCTTCCGGCATCTCCCGGGGGGAGGCCCGGAGGGTCCAGCAGCTGCTGTTGGCTGCGAGAAGGAGGCCGTCGGCGCTGGTGATGCGGCCCCGGTCGGCGGGGACGACGGTGTCCCGCAGCTGCTGGCCGAGGGCGCGCTGGGCGTACCAGCCGCCGCCCACCACCTGCAAAAACAGCAGCCGCACCGCCAACCCGAGGCAGATGAGGCAAAACACCCCCGCCGCAAGCCCCGCCCGGGCGCGGAAGGCCCGCTCCGGCAGGGTGCGCAGGGTGTCGGAATCGTTTGACATGACAGCACCTCCCTCTCTACAGGATATGCGGCGGTCGGTGTGACTAGCCGCCCGGGCGGCTGCGTACACTAAAGGGAAGGGGGGAGAGGATGAAAAAGCTGTTGCGCCCGATGCCCGGCATGGACCTGCCGTTTTTGATCTTGGTGCTCACGCTGGTGGGCTTCGGGCTGGTGATGCTGGCCAGTGCGTCCAGCGCTGTGGCCCTCTACCGGCGGGGGGATGCGTGGGCCTACCTGCGGCCGCAGCTGCTCTATGCGGCGCTGGGGCTGTGCGGTATGGGGCTGGCCAGCCGGGTGGACTACCACATCTTCCACAAGCTGGCATGGCCGGTGCTGGGGCTGTCGCTGGTGATGCTGACGGCGGTGCTCTTCATGCCCGAGTACAACGGCTGCAAGCGGTGGCTGGTCATCCCGGGGCTGGGCACTTTGCAGCCCAGCGAGATCGCAAAGTTCGCGGTGGTGCTGGTGTTCGCCCACATCATTGCGCTGAACCACGACCGGATGAAGGATTTCAGCGTGGGGGTGCTGCCCTTCGCGCTGGTGCTGGGGGTGGTGGCAGCGCTGATGCTGCTGGAACCCCACCTCTCTGGCACCGTCCTTATCCTCGGCATCGGGGCGGTGCTGATGTTCGTGGGGGGCACGGGGCTGCGGTGGTTCTTGCTGGCAGGGGCAGGCGGCATTGGGGCCGTCGCGGCGGCAGTGGCCATTATGCCCGACCTCGTGCCCTACGCCGCCGACCGGCTGCGGTCGTGGCTCGACCCCTTCGCCGACCCGCTGGGGGACGGCCACCAGACCATCCAGAGCCTCTACGCCATCGGCTCGGGCGGGGCCGCCGGTCTCGGCCTCGGCAGCAGCCGCCAGAAGCATCTTTTTGTTCCCGAGCCGCAGAACGACTTCATCTTCTCCATCGTCTGCGAGGAGCTGGGCTTCGTGGGGGCCTGTGCGGTGGTGGGGCTGTTCGTGCTGCTGCTGTGCCGTGGCATCGTCATCGCTGCCCACGCCCCCGACCGCTTCGGGGCGCTGCTGGTGGTGGGGTTCGTGGTGCAGGTGGCGCTGCAGGCGGTGCTGAACGTGGCCGTCGTCACCAACACCATCCCCAACACCGGCATCTCCCTGCCCTTTTTCTCCTCAGGCGGCACCAGTCTCATGATGCTGCTGGGAGAGATGGGGGTGGTACTGGGGGTATCACGGAGCTGAGCCGACCGCCGCCAGCGGCGGAAACAGGGAGGCGAAGCTCGGGCCGCGGCCAGCAGGATGCGAGCGGCAGCGAAGCAGACGCTGGGAGCCGCAACCCGGACTCCTTTGTAAACTTTCTGCACCCTGCTTGACTTTTAGATGGGATGGGATATAATAAAGATGCAAGAGAATAGAGTCCTGCATAAGTGCTCACCAAAAGAAAAAGACCCCTCTTTCGGAGTTGCCGCTCCAAAAAGAGGGGTCCTTTTTAGTGCTTACGGCCCTTCAGCCATCTGTCAAGCACATTGCAGATACAATACGAGATCACATCTGCTGCGACAGACAGTACAAGAGAGTGCAAGTCCTGCATGTTGTTCACCTCCCTCCCATCTGGTAATGGGCGGACGAGGCCGCAGAACAAGTATAACATATTTTTCGACGAAAAGAAACAGAAAATGGCGCTTTGCGCCAGCTCCCCAAAAGGGAGAGTCTTTTGCCAAAACTGCAAACATATTTCTCCGCTTCCGCATACTGTGGGGTATCTTTTCGAGAACGGGGGGCCGGGGATATGACACAGGAGAGCGGGCGGATCTGGGTGATAGGCGGGAGGCCGCTGAACGGGACGGCGGCGGTGCCTGCGGCGAAAAACAGCGTGCTGCCGCTCCTTGCGGCGGCGCTGCTCTGCCGGGGGACGGTGCGGCTGCGGGCTGTCCCGGCCCTGTCGGACGTGGAGTGCTGCCTTGCGCTGCTGCGGGGAGCAGGGTGTGACGCCCGGCGGCAGGGGGCGGACGTAGTCGTCAGCGGCACGCCGGTGTGCAGCACCCTGCCGGGGGACGCTGCCGCCCGGATGCGGGCCTCCATCCTCTTCTGCGCACCGCTGCTGGCGCGGCTGGGCCGGGCCGAGACCTCCCTGCCCGGGGGCTGCCCCATCGGCCAGCGGCCCATCGACCTGCACCTCGAGGGGCTTGGCCGGATGGGCGCGAAAGAGCTGGACGCCGGGGCGGGACGGCTGGTGCTGGCCGCGCCGGGCGGGCTTCACGGGGCTGACTTCACCCTCCGTTTCCCCAGCGTGGGGGCTACCGAGACCCTGCTGCTGGCCGCTGTCTGTGCCCGGGGCACCACGGTGCTGCGGGGGGCTGCGCGGGAGCCGGAAATATCCGACCTCGCGGACTTCCTCCGCCGCTGCGGCGGACAGATCGAAGGGGCGGGGACATCTACCATCCGCATCGAGGGGCGGCGGGTGCTCTCCGGCTGCGATTTTTCGCCTCTGCCCGACCGCATCTTCGCCTCCACGCTTGCCTGCGCCGCTGCTGCAGCCGGAGGGCGGGTGGAACTGGCCGGATGCCCGCCCGGACTCTACGAGCCGGTACTGGAAATTCTGGAACAAATGGGCTGCACCGTGAAGCGGGGAGCAGACCGGGCCGAAATAGCCCGCTTCGGGCGGCTGTATGGGGTGGGCAGGGTCTTCACA is a genomic window containing:
- a CDS encoding FtsW/RodA/SpoVE family cell cycle protein, whose translation is MKKLLRPMPGMDLPFLILVLTLVGFGLVMLASASSAVALYRRGDAWAYLRPQLLYAALGLCGMGLASRVDYHIFHKLAWPVLGLSLVMLTAVLFMPEYNGCKRWLVIPGLGTLQPSEIAKFAVVLVFAHIIALNHDRMKDFSVGVLPFALVLGVVAALMLLEPHLSGTVLILGIGAVLMFVGGTGLRWFLLAGAGGIGAVAAAVAIMPDLVPYAADRLRSWLDPFADPLGDGHQTIQSLYAIGSGGAAGLGLGSSRQKHLFVPEPQNDFIFSIVCEELGFVGACAVVGLFVLLLCRGIVIAAHAPDRFGALLVVGFVVQVALQAVLNVAVVTNTIPNTGISLPFFSSGGTSLMMLLGEMGVVLGVSRS
- a CDS encoding peptidoglycan D,D-transpeptidase FtsI family protein, which gives rise to MSNDSDTLRTLPERAFRARAGLAAGVFCLICLGLAVRLLFLQVVGGGWYAQRALGQQLRDTVVPADRGRITSADGLLLAANSSCWTLRASPREMPEDRLTLAAKGLSDLLALDEKKLLEKFSDRRSNDCLLRYRVDRQTADAVRDFCEANGITGIRIQQDSKRWYPQGEFLASVLGFTNVDNAGVSGLELKYDDLLTGENGVVLTAVNAWGYTLEQSYETEIPPTEGDGLRLTIDTNIQHYLENALGYAVKEHHVAARAVGIVMDVNTGAVLAMSTTPSYDPNQPRVIADKAAREAVEGLTGSERAAALQLAQQTQWRNKAVSDLYEPGSVFKLITCAAALDTGAIGKHSSFYCGDSISVAGTRFHCANHKRHGAQTVTQALENSCNQSFIQIGARLGKEAFCDYFEAFGLRAPTGIDLPAEPKKSLYYTAERMGPVELASCAFGQSSKVSYLEMAAAVCAVVNGGRLMQPYVVSDILGPEGEVIDHLAPVCRRRVLKEETSRTMREMMEAVVLYGGGRNAQIPGYRVGGKSGTSQKLDSTDEKARIASFVAVAPIDEPQFLCLVCLDEPHSWTTAGGSLSAPVCAEVLEQTLVYKGIPRASLPAPSTAETSADLPEDGDSFDGA
- a CDS encoding patatin-like phospholipase family protein codes for the protein MKTGLVLEGGAMRGMFTAGVLDVLMEHGLTTDGTIGVSAGAVFGCNFKSHQIGRAIRYNTEYCDDKRYASFGNLLRTGNLYSEDFCYHIVPEKLDPFDEEAFRASPMDFFVVCTDLRTGEPIYHKCRTGDAEDVRWMEASASMPLAAKAVRIGHYALLDGGVADSIPVRFFESLGYKRNIIILTQPKGFVKKKNPFLPAIRARYLRYPAFVAAVADRHERYNETLSYIAMQESTGRDFVIRPPIPLEIGAMERDPAQLRRVYDTGRAVAENQLDKIEAFLNEVKAMPEA
- a CDS encoding UDP-N-acetylglucosamine 1-carboxyvinyltransferase, with translation MTQESGRIWVIGGRPLNGTAAVPAAKNSVLPLLAAALLCRGTVRLRAVPALSDVECCLALLRGAGCDARRQGADVVVSGTPVCSTLPGDAAARMRASILFCAPLLARLGRAETSLPGGCPIGQRPIDLHLEGLGRMGAKELDAGAGRLVLAAPGGLHGADFTLRFPSVGATETLLLAAVCARGTTVLRGAAREPEISDLADFLRRCGGQIEGAGTSTIRIEGRRVLSGCDFSPLPDRIFASTLACAAAAAGGRVELAGCPPGLYEPVLEILEQMGCTVKRGADRAEIARFGRLYGVGRVFTGVYPGLATDAAPLLAAAMLCAEGEGSIEDVVFEERFGCAEGFERLGGRAKRAGRVLSVGPLPESGLHGTTLSAPDLRGGAALVLAALAAGGKSWVEDTRHIDRGYAGLTETLAALGARIGREMTPAPGCVKKIPAKNQNRLAFGAKR
- a CDS encoding xanthine phosphoribosyltransferase, which translates into the protein MKMLEDRIRKDGIVREGNVLKVDSFINHQMDIPLFREMAKEWKRLFAGKPINKVLTIEASGIGIAAVVASEFNVPVVFAKKSMSINLDYDNYETKIQSFTHKKIYNVIVSKKFLTPEDHVLIIDDFLANGCALMGLLELTEKAGAAVEGIGIAVEKGFQQGGELIRSKGIQLESLAIVDAMDSATGEITFRDQPQQS